The Phragmites australis chromosome 1, lpPhrAust1.1, whole genome shotgun sequence genomic interval GGAATTTCAACGGATTGGAATCTTTATAGAGTTATCTTGTAACTTGTTTGTACCATAATTATTTGAATGAAATGTGGCCAAAATACATTCCCCATAGTATCTCGTACTACTCTTCTTTTACTTTTCATGGATTTCAAAACATAACTTTGACAACCCTCCAATCCTATTGATTCTATTTCTAATAAAAATTTAAGTTATATAGTTCTTATACAATCAGTCTTAATATTTTAAATAGATTTATGGTTAAACTTTTGAAAGTTTGATTGGTGGGCAGATTCTAAAaggataaataaaaaagaacaaaaaagtaACAAGTACAGTGATAAAAACTTGAAAAAAACAAGTATTGGAGTAGCAGAAACGATACACATCATCTAAAAAAGCGGTAGACTTGAAAAAAACAAGTTCTTTTGCCCTTGAACTGAGGGGAGGTCGTAAACAAACCTCTCTTTATTACAGGGGGAACAAACGCACGGGCGGCGAGCGGCCGAACCAACCAGACCGGCGCTGCCGAGTGCTGACTCGGACTgcgtcgggcggcggcggccgcacgCTGTCCCGTTCCGCCCACCAACCCCCGCACCCGCATCAACCAGCGGGATCATTTCCGGCCCGGAAACCAACGGCCGATCCAATCGCCATACGAATGCGCGATCGTTTAATAGTGGAGACCCCACCGCCGCGACCTACCCCTGTTTCCCTCCATTCCCCTTCCCCCAATCCGCGTCTCGAGGTTCGGACCGGCGACGCGGCGAGGCGGAGAGGGCCGCTGCGCCGAGTGGAGCGCCGCCACCAGCACCCATGGAGTCGCTCGCTCTCCTCCACGCCAAGCCCGCCCTTCCTCCCCGCGCCGGCCTGcgcctcccgctcccgcgcctgCGCGCCTCCCTCTCCCCTGCCGCCAAGCCCGCGCTCCAATCTCCGCTCCTCGCGTCGAGAGGCCCCCTCCTCCCGCGACACGATGTGGTTCTGGGCCACGGGTTCCTGAAGCGGAGGGCCAGCGCTGGCGGTGGCGTGTCTTGCGGCgcgcaggcggcggcgggggcggtgCCGGCGGCGCAGCCGGAGGAGGGTGGCAGGAAGTTTCTCGGCGTAGACGTGAAGACGCTCAAGAAGATCGTGCCTCTGGGGCTGATGTTCTTCTGCATCCTCTTCAACTACACGATCCTGCGGGACACGAAGGACGTGCTGGTGGTCACCGCTAAGGGGAGCAGCGCCGAGATCATCCCCTTCCTCAAGACCTGGGTCAACCTGCCCATGGCCATCGGCTTCATGCTGCTCTACACAAAGCTCTCCAACGTGCTCTCACGGGAGGCGCTCTTTTACACCGTCATCTTCCCCTTCATCGCCTTCTTCGGCGCCTTCGCCTTCGTGCTCTACCCGCTCAGGAATATCATCCATCCTACCGCGCTCGCCGACAAGCTTCTTGCCGCGCTCGGGCCGAGCTTTCTCGGCCCGGTGGCCATATTAAGGATTTGGAGCTTTTGCTTGTTCTATGTCATGGCCGAGCTGTGGGGCAGCGTCGTCATCTCGGTCCTATTCTGGGGATTCGCCAACCAGGTAAATCTGGATTCTTGGGTCAATCTTGGCATGTACAAATGTTAATCCCTTCGCTAATTTATACTAgtaataaaaaagatttgattttGATCCTCTCATTAGCTGACGGATGGGTTATTGGAGAACAAAAAATAGAAGGGAAAACTTGTCTCTGACAAGATGGTTTAAGCAACTTATTGTGTGCTCTTGGGATAATGCGTAGGAAATAAAACGTTTGTTTTGTTAGCAATTGGTAGGCCTGCATTGTAGCTTTGCGCATTGTATTGCGAAAATATTTCGCCGAAAAAATGTAGGTGCCTGTTGCTTTCTTTTATGAATACTTTCGGCTCTATTATTGCTAGCTTTCCTTGATCTAAATTATGTTTCAGTTATTTTCAGTTTTCAATTCGTTGTGGATATCTATTACATTGAACAACTTGGCCGGATATGGTTCACGCTTTATAACTCCtttcaaaaattatttattgATGTAGTCTTTTGCAAATCTAATATGCCACTGTCATACGGCTACTTTTGTTGCCAGAAAGTAAGGGCCCAAATTGGATTTATTCATACATTACTTTCCAGCTGCGGTTTCTTTTTGACGAGGGATACAACAGTGGGGAGCCTCATTGAGACTTCATAAAAAAGAGAATAAATGCATACTGAAAAAGGTATAAAACAAGAATAAAAGGCAAATCAAAATACAGAATAAGATTGgctataaagaaaaaaaatcaaccaatGAGCATCAGCTAGATAATAAGTCAATATTATGAAAGGGGTGCAATGGCACTACTCCTGGAGCATGACTGATTGATTGCTTATTTACTCTCTTACATCTAAGTGAAGTCAGCTAAGAGATTGAAGCGACTCTCTGGACCAATAATTTCTGTTTAAAGAATGATCAAAGGTTGTTTCAGTTGTTGGTGTTCAACACCAGTGCATAACAGTGTTTAAGATTTTACTGTTTTTCTTTGTAAAATCACCTAGTACCCTGACCCAGGACATGGCGTCAGTGCATGATTTTGGTGAAACAATGTTGCTTTTTAGTACTGGCAGTATGTATTTTAATTGTATCTTGCATTGAGCATTCATAGTTGTAGCTTACAAGGGCTGTCCATTAGAGAGCAGCCCAACTGAAAAGTGTACCTTACAAGGGCTCTGTCTCTCTATGGCATTCTGGTCTGCGATTTGGATTTTGTTTTATTCATATTTGTTGAACTTCTCATCAAATGTTGGCCCTTTAGGATCCTACTtatctgatttatttttttcagattaCCACAGTTGATGAAGCAAAAGAATTCTACCCTTTATTTGGCCTTGGGGCTAATATTGCCCTTATCTTTTCTGGGCGTACTGTGAAGTATTTCTCAAATTTGCGCAAGACATTGGGTCCAGGAATTGATGGTTGGGAGGTATCTTTGAAAGGAATGATGAGCATAGTGGTActtcttggacttgtcataACTGCCATCTATTGGGGAGTGAACAAGGTTGTTTTGAATGATCCTTCACTTCCAAAGTCTGATCGCAAGAAAAAGGTCAGTAGCTATGGTTTCTGGTGCTTCCCTTTTTTGCTTCTACTTCAATTAATCTGGTAGCGAATTGTTCAACAGGACAAGCCTAAGCTTGGCATGAAAGAGAGTTTGAAGGTCCTGCTCTCCTCGAGATATGTGAGGGACCTAGCTACCTTAGTTGTTGCTTATGGCATTAGTATCAATCTTGTGGAAGTCACATGGAAATCAAAGCTCAAGGCACAGGTAGTCTTTCTCATCTATCTATTCTTCTTTTCAGATTGTCTTGTTTCCATGGTGTTTTATATTCAGTAATCAGTAATGCTTCCCTTATTCACCTGGCAGTTTCCCAGTCCGAACGAATATTCATCTTTCATGGGTGATTTCTCGACCGCAACTGGGATTGCAACCTTCACAATGATGCTGTTAGGCCGAATTATATTCCGGAAATTTGGCTGGGGGGTGGCTGCGATGATCACTCCCACAGTTCTGTTGCTGACTGGTGTTGCTTTCTTCTCTCTGATTTTGTTTGGACATCCACTGACTCCTATGCTTGCCACAATGGGTATGACTCCCCTTCTGGCAGCCGTTTATGTGGGTGCCATGCAGAACATATTTAGCAAGAGTGCAAAGTACAGTTTATTTGATCCATGCAAGGAAATGGCATATATTCCTTTGGATGAAGATATGAAGGTTTGTTCATCCTTCCAAATTACATTCCCATTCTTGTGATTCCTTAGCGATTGAAGTATTTTTAACAAGTTTTTGTGTTCATTTGCTGATGTTTTGTTCTCTTGTGATGATTGCTTCATGTCAGGTAAATTTGTTTAGACCCTTCTTTTATTTGAAAATGGAGACTACTAAACCAGGATCCTTTGGGCACCAACGATTTTAAATAATAAAACTGTATATTTAGTAGTCACTTAGTTATGCACAGCTGTTTGTCAATCTGTTCAATTTTTCTGATGATGCATATGGTCATATACACTTTTCTAAAGCCTGTTAAATCTCATATGTAAGTGTAACTTCTCTTGGTCCTCTAGTTGTAAATTGACATTAGCTGTCTAGTGAAGATCGTACAGTTTGTCCCAAATTTCTACAGGCATGTCTTGTCCTTGAACTTAGAATCATATTTGGGTGGCACAATGCTTCTTGATGGCTCACTGCCTGCACCACTGTTATAATGCACATGCTAACTCCAGTTTCCTCTCTTTGCAGGTGAAAGGAAAGGCAGCCATTGATGTTGTATGCAACCCATTGGGAAAGTCCGGTGGTGCACTGATCCAACAATTCATGATCCTGACGTTCGGTTCTTTGGCAAACTCAACTCCATACCTTGGCGGCATACTGTTGGTCATTGTACTCGCGTGGCTAGGTGCGGCAAGTTCACTGGACAAGCAATTCACTAGCTTGGCCAAGGAagatatcaagaaggagaaggctTCCAAAGAGAAAGTAGACCCCTTGCTTCTCAAGGAGGCGCCTGTGGAGGGCACTGATGGACTGGTGGAGCAAACAAATGGATCTCTAACGAGTGAAACAACAGGAACCAAGAGCTCGACATCGAACTCATCTCCAATTCATTAGCCTCGTTATTAGAAGCTGTAGGTAGGAGAGTGATTACAGCGAGCAGAAATAATGGAAATCAAGCGATCCATGGCTTTGAAGTTTGTAACAGCGAGCAGCTTCAAGCTGCAAGTAAGTTTTATTTGTAACGTGAGCGAATTTtgacaaccggcagtgaatgCCGTTCTGgagatgccccccccccccccggttgtGCCAATGTCAAATGCACAAATTTCTTGTGCGTTGCGAAACTTGCATTTCCGTGCTTGCATGTGTTTTGAATTGAATCGTGTCATGGTGAAGAAATGTTTGCTTGGCTTTCTTTTCGGTGGTATCAACTGAATGTTTCTCAGGAGAGGGAAAGTGTGCCTTGAAACACAATACATCTGACACAATCACGTTTCCAGTGCGCATCGTGATCAAGGGCCTGATTTGGTGTTCGCCCGTGCAAGTATGGATCACATCAAACTTATAATGTAATCTCACTTTTCTCTCCCTTCAACCATTTGCCATGAGAAGTATCTGAAATACAGTAACGACTGTCCGGGAGCTGAGAGGGCAAAAGGTAGCAAGCGCATGTGAGGCCATCCTTTCCTTGCCAGTACTAGGACTATCGCAGGGATGGTACAGCAGAGGTGGGCAAAATAGCACACTTGCATGTGCACGAACACAAGCAACCAAACCGCCAAAAGCCAGCAGATATTCGGTCGATCGAATGGTTAGTTGACCGCAACATTTACCTGACGAAATGATCGATTCGTCAGCAATCAGCTGTCTTCGAATTCCAAAAGATAATTGATTCTTGGGGAGATCGAGGTTTTCTGCCTTGTCTCCCATTAGCCAGTAGCCATCCATCCTTTCATTTCGGGTCAGCAGAGAACAAGGATTGATGCTGACCTGCTCTGCGAACAGTAACACTTGCATTCTGTTCTTCCCAACGTTTGGTCTGTACATTGGTGGATAAAAATTCTTGGACATGAAGCCTTAGAACTTCGGAGTCGTTTTTCTTTATATGGAAGAAGCTAAAGATGCAAGTCGATGGGGACGGATCACCTAAATTCGGATGCAAAACGCCTCCATTCTGTCGCCTTTAAGCGAGCGCTCTTCAGCTCTTATGTCATTAACTGTTCTAGATGTGTGTTACTCATTTGCCGGTACAGATTGCAGAAGCATGCGACCGGCTTTCTCCCTCTGGTCCTTCTCACTAATCTGTATCAGACGCTTGACAGAGCAGTTAGGCAGCGACGTCAAGGAAACAGCCATCGAACAGTCAAGGAATTCCTCTGTGACCCGAAGATGACGTTGTATTATGACTTATATGAGCAAATAATTCATGGCTTCCGTCTTTCTTTAGAATAAGACTGCTGAATATCCCCGTGAAAGACCGATGCATACAAAATATTCATGTACAGCTGCAAAAACGAATGTTGCACAAAGACCAATCTGCAGTAATGCAAACTAGCAGAGTGTTGAAATTCCTTGAGACGTAAGAGTACAACAGCAGAGGAACTGAGGAAGGACATTGGGTGAAGTGTCTGTTGGCGCAAGAAATGTCTTTAACAACAGAGTGTGGTAAGAACCATCTCATGgggtggctcaagcttgaagaagaagtggagaggaataGAATGCCAAGAGTGATGAAAAAATTCTGATCCCTTGGCAAGATGTTCATAGGTCAGTATTTATATTGCCATCTAGAGTGTAAGTGTATATGTGTATCCCTACGAGACTGGTAGAGGTACAAGTCGTCATTGTACAACTGGGTCCTAGGGCTAGCCTGGTAAAACATTGTCCAAACCTGGGTCAACCTTCAACTACTCTAATAACATCACCTAACCGTGGCAGGGATCATGGTGGCAGGTGTGGCAGGTGGTCATAGTGCTTGGCTGGTAGCTACAGTGATGGCTCCGTCCATTTTGAACGGTCGGCCTCCAACAACTCCAACATTAAATGTCGATCACTTCGTTGCAGGTAGCTAGTGCCCCTCCCTCTCTATCAACCCTTTGTTGGGGGCCTCGTGCTCTCCTAGGGCTCCAAGAGGTTTGCGGCCCCTGATGCTCAGAGGCTCCAGAGGTCTATCCTTCGAGGCGACTCGGAGCTTAGGGCCTCTGAGGCGATGCAGAGCTTGGGGCCTCCAGAGGCCacggccgcccggtgggccagATCGGTGACCCCCTTGACTCTAGCTTTAGGGTCCTTGGGCTCGGAGCCCGAAGGTCGTCGGATGTCAGTGAGCGAAGCCAAGGAGCATCAGGGGCCCTTGGTGGCGACCCCCCAACAACAGCCCCTCGAGAGGGTGGCCTAGCGGAGTGACTGGCCCCCGTGGTCTTCAGAGCTGGGTCTCTGGTGATCCTTGGCTCCGTCGTTGGGCGCCCACGGCCTTCCAACGGTCTTGAGCCGATACAAGTGCCGGTCCAACGGTCGAGCCGAATCCCAAACGTCACCTGCAAGAGAGGGCTTTAAATACAACATGTAGTTAGTGGTGTAGTCATGTCACGCCAGGCAATAGTGAGACACGTGACGTCTCGGCGTTGGAGATGGGGAGCGTGCGCACGCCCCGATTAGGCAATAATATCCCCTTTGGTTTATAAAAAGGGGGTACCGGTTTAACGGCGGCCTCATCTGGCATCTCGATTCTCGTCTGCCTTTTACTCTCGTACGCGCGCCCGCCGGCCCTAGTGCTCCAAGCCTCCATCACCGGCGAGTTTTCTTTGCTGCCTCCCAACAACTTCCATGGTTCGCACAGGCGCCCGTGGCAGAACTAGTTCCCTAACGAGGGGCCGTGCACCATCTGTGGATCCTGTAGCAACGTCAGCAACCTCTGTCGCCGCCGCTCGTCCCACGGAATTGGCTTTTGCCGCCACTGCCATGGGCACATCAGCAGTGGTGGGGACATTGATGTGCGCATGCCGGCGGCATCCATGTCGGCGGTGACTCCTCCGCCGTTGCCCGGGCCACCGCCGGGGGTGTCACTCCACCACGCCAGCAAGAAATACCCTTGCTAACTAGCGTGGTGGGGGTATCTACCGTCACCGAGGCCGAGCTTAACCGGATGGTCGAGGAGTGGAAGATCCCTTCCAGATCCATCACTCAAGCCccacgagggggggggggggtcctaGCACCGCGGGGCCATGAGACTGTGGTCTCAAGGCCTTCTTTGACGCGGGCCTCGGCTTCCCGGCCGTACCGCTGCTCGAAGGGGTGCTCAGCCACTTTTACGTGAAGCTCCCCCAACTTTCGGCGAACACCATCGCCCGCTTGGCCATCTTTGAACGGGCCATGTGGGTGGAGAGCTACGAGGGGCGAGCGGAGCTCTTCGCCGCCATCCATGAAGTAAGCTGTCaaccgaagactcggacggagGACGGGGAGACGAATGCTCTCGATTTTGGCAGCGTGAACTTCCAGCTCCGGCAAAGGCCATCAATTATTTGTAGCATGCGATGATGATAAATTTCCCTCTTTCTGTAAACAACCCAAAGAGTATGGCCTGGCATAGGAGACCTCAATCCATGACAAGCCTGGGATCAGAACAGGTACGAAGCAGTACTCATCCTGTCAGAATTGATCAAATAGATTTGTATCAAGCACAGTGGATAAATCATACAAAAGGATAACTTTCATTACAAGAAGGAATGGATTCCTCAGGATTTTTCCTAAAGACACTAAATTCATTGTTACATTGTAGTACCAAGTAAAACTTTCAGGCCTCTTACCTGAAAACATGCACAACTACTTCCATCATCTTCAGTCTTCcgccatccatttccacattTTCGAAGCTTTACTACATCTTTTGCAATCAAGCAATATTTTCCCTCAACTTCCTTCTGGTCACTACCTCTGCCAGTCTTCTCAGAGAAAATGGCCGAGCTATTACAGATCATTTTTTCAAAGGCTATTAGTTCATCTGGGCAAGGCAGCTTGTCTCTTACCTGCCAGAGATTCTTGCTATCCACGAATTGGGCACGCAATAACCCTTGCCGGAACTAGTGGCAATATATCTTTGAGAGCCTTCAAGGAACTCAGGACCATTGGTTTCCCTGCAGTATCTTGATCCAGCATATTGATCCATTCATCAGTTCTTGTTATTTTCACACCATCCACAGAGAGGATAACATCATGAGCAGAAAGGTATTCTGACAGAGGAGATGTTTGTGGGATTCCCATGACCTGTTCTGACAGTCTTTTAGATTCTGAAGACTGCTAAGATCAAAATGATGTATAAAAAAGAAGCAGAGTTACCATAAGGCCATCGCCATTCACATAGAGAGGATATAACACCACTGGAAGTAACGATGTCATCAGCTCACATACTGCACAGAGCTATAAAACATGAAATCATAACAGAAACCTGCAGAACATCAACATGAATCTAGTAACATGCTTAGGTAGGATGACCAGATATACCAGAATATACCATTAAATTCCAGTCTTGAACTACGTCTAAGACTGCAAGTGTGGTTACAGAGTCTACAAACTCCCAATAATATCCTGTATTTTGATCCTCCTTTCCCTGGATCCATGTTAATAACTGTTTGTGTTTCTAGACATTGTTACACATCTCTAACCAAAGTTCAATGGTCAATTTCTAAACCAGCAATTGTTTCTATTTGGTTTGCGTACCACGAGGCTCTGATTTAGGCTACAGTCAACCAAAGGATAGAAAAAGAAGGCAAAACCATCTCCTACATACTGGTATCAGTTTCTGATGTCCCAGCCAAACGAAATATTCCCTCTTTAGGCAATATACTCTCTGATGTATCCCATCAAATATTAACTTGTAGGAAAAATCATAATTACGACCTTAAGAGAAGATCGGCACATGCTTGTGTGGTGTAGGAGATAAGAGGTTAATTTCTATATCTCAGCTCACATTTTTTAAAGTGGACATTCAGCGACCAATGGCATCTTAATGCCAAACCACATATAACTAATTGTTCTTGTTCCTTTTTTGTTGTCTCCATTATTGCCAGCAAACAAAATAGTTATGCACGTTTCTTTTGGTTTCGGCACTACAGTCCTGTATAGGTTAGCAAGAAGCACCACAGGTATCGGAAGTGGGATGTTGGACTCATgtatgtaatatacatatataaatataaatatatatttgtatctatatagatatatatatataaacataatATATTAGTGGACAATAGTTACGTTAGTAATATGAatgtaacaaaatttgttttgtatgtttttgagttttagtttttttctctttgCACTTTAGATTGTTTTagttgatttatcaatataactaattttCCTTTCacatttttctgatatttttgaTATGGTGACCCTATGGTGCCCATCCCGGAAGTATTCCGCCGAGTTGCTATGCATCACACAGAATTTCTAGATATCTTGGGTAAATCTGAAACTGTTAGACAGCAAATTGCTGCAAATTGGAAACCACCGAAGGAGAACTTCTGTAAAATCAATACTGATGGATTTTTCTCAGAGTTGCACAAAAAACGGAGGACGGGGTTTCATAATACAAGATTGCTCTGGTTATGTTATTGGAAGTGGAGCTGGGAACATTCATTTCCTGTGTTCTGGCACGACGAGGCTCCAGCTTCTATATCTTCTGTGGTAGCTTGCGATTCAGCAGCTATCTTAGTTTAAAGGAACACTTCCATtaccttaaaaaaaagaaaaaaagacccTCTATTAAAATTCTCACATTAATTAATTTAAAGCTCTTTTACGGTGATCCATACTACATAGAGGTAGGAGTTAGTATAAATCTAATCTGATGATCCACATAATTGGATATTTTAGTAATTTggcaattttgttaaaattacccaccatgcttttgctaatagaaagatGGACGTCGTAAACGTCGGATCACTAACCCTAGCcgatgggtagcaaatgaactctcataccgaatgcagattaaaatgttaaaacagcaatgaaatattactctatttagagacaTATAACTGTAGTTAATTATTTTCATGCCACGTATTTTTCTCTCTAAAATAACCTTAATACTAACATACTACTCACGTATACTACCTATATTACCGGTGAGAAATGAGTAGTATTTTAACTAATCTTGACCATTATACTCTAAAATAAGATAgctcatattaattttggaccaTCGTAAAATTTCTCCGTAATTCTCTTCTGCCAAAATAAGTTGATCTActataattctaaaaaaattactgtAATTTCGGAATCAAACACACGTGAATGAAAGATACAACTTCACTTATTCAGCTAATCATGAATATGATAGCACTGTGACGAACACATCCAGGAATCGAGTTGGGCAAGTCCACTGATGCCTAGACACAACACATAAGTTCCtcgcaaaaataaaataaaacacaaTACAGACGCCGAACAAATCCAGCCTTGCCCACCGCCGTGCAGCCGGCCTGTCAACGTGCCGTCGCCCAAGCCCCTCCCCGCCACGAAGGCTTCCATAAACTAGATCAGAAGCTGGGCAGCTTCACCCTGTCGGTGCACTTGCTCCGCATCGGCAGCGTGCAGTCGATGAGCTCCTTCCCGTCGCGGTCAACGCACTGGTACACCTGGAACAG includes:
- the LOC133916797 gene encoding plastidic ATP/ADP-transporter-like gives rise to the protein MESLALLHAKPALPPRAGLRLPLPRLRASLSPAAKPALQSPLLASRGPLLPRHDVVLGHGFLKRRASAGGGVSCGAQAAAGAVPAAQPEEGGRKFLGVDVKTLKKIVPLGLMFFCILFNYTILRDTKDVLVVTAKGSSAEIIPFLKTWVNLPMAIGFMLLYTKLSNVLSREALFYTVIFPFIAFFGAFAFVLYPLRNIIHPTALADKLLAALGPSFLGPVAILRIWSFCLFYVMAELWGSVVISVLFWGFANQITTVDEAKEFYPLFGLGANIALIFSGRTVKYFSNLRKTLGPGIDGWEVSLKGMMSIVVLLGLVITAIYWGVNKVVLNDPSLPKSDRKKKDKPKLGMKESLKVLLSSRYVRDLATLVVAYGISINLVEVTWKSKLKAQFPSPNEYSSFMGDFSTATGIATFTMMLLGRIIFRKFGWGVAAMITPTVLLLTGVAFFSLILFGHPLTPMLATMGMTPLLAAVYVGAMQNIFSKSAKYSLFDPCKEMAYIPLDEDMKVKGKAAIDVVCNPLGKSGGALIQQFMILTFGSLANSTPYLGGILLVIVLAWLGAASSLDKQFTSLAKEDIKKEKASKEKVDPLLLKEAPVEGTDGLVEQTNGSLTSETTGTKSSTSNSSPIH